CGCGGGCCACGACTTCTCGCGGGTCGAGGTGTCCGTCTTCCCGCCGTTCACCGACCTCCGGGGCGTCCAGACCCTCGTGAAGGGCGATGACCTGCAGCTCGTCTACGGCGGGCAGGATCTCTCCCCAGAGGACTCCGGCGCGTACACCGGCGACATCTCCGGGCAGTTCCTCGCCAAGCTCGACTGCACCTACGTGCTCGTGGGCCACTCGGAGCGCCGCACCCTCCACGCCGAGTCGGACGACCTGCTGAACCGGAAGGTGCACGCCGCCTACCGGCACGGCCTGGTCCCCGTCCTCTGCGTCGGCGAGGGCCTCGAGGTCCGGCAGGCCGGCGCGCATGTGGCCCACACGCTCGAGCAGGTGCGCCAGGGCGTCGCCGGGCTCACGCCCGAGCAGGCGGCGTCGCTCGTCATCGCGTACGAGCCCGTCTGGGCCATCGGCACGGGCGAGGTCGCCGGCCCGGATGATGCGCAGGAGATGTGTGCCGCCATCCGCGCGGAACTCGGCTCCCTGTTCGACGCCGCGACCGCCGCGGGGACCCGCCTGCTGTACGGCGGCTCGGTCAAGGCGGCCAGCGCCGCGAGCATCCTCAGGGAGCGCGACGTCGACGGCGTCCTCGTCGGCGGTGCGAGCCTCGATGTGTCCGAGTTTGCTAGTATTGTCAGGTTCGAACAGCATCTGGTGACAGACTAGTTCCGTGCGCCGGCCGCTTCAGACAGCGGCTACCGAGCCTTGAAAGGGCCCCGTGGAAATCCTTCGTATCATCCTGCTCGTCCTGCTCGGGATCACCAGCCTCCTGCTGACCCTGCTGATCCTGCTCCACAAGGGGCGTGGCGGCGGCATGTCGGACATGTTCGGCGGCGGCATGACCTCGAGCATGGGCTCCTCGGGTGTGGCGGAGCGGAACCTCAACCGGTTCACCGTGGCCCTCGGACTGGCATGGGGCGTGGTCATCGTGGCCCTCGGCCTCATCCAGCGGTTCGCCGGCGAGTCCTAGGACCCCTCCGGACCTCCGGACGACGAAGCCCCCGTTCCCTTCCGGGAACGGGGGCTTCGTCGTGAACGGGGACCGCCGCATCGGGCGCGGGACGGGTCAGCCCGCCGCCTCGTCGTCGTGGTCGATGAGGCGGCCCGGCAGCTTCTGCGCGGCGTCCTGGTCGATCAGCCACAGGGTCTTCTTCCGGCCCCGGGCCCCGGCGGCGGGTACCTGGACATGGCCTGCTCCGGCGAGTGCGAGACCCACGGCGCCCGCCTTGTCACTGCCGCTGACGGACAGCCACACCTCCTGCGCCGTGGTGATCGCCTCGAGGGTGAGGGAGATCCGCTGCGGCGGAGGCTTCGGCGCGTCGGGCACGCCCACCGTCGTCACGCCTCTGGTGCGGATACCCGCCATCTCGGGGAACAGCGACGCGACGTGCGCGTCCGGTCCGACCCCGAGGAGGAGGATGTCGAAGCAGGGCAGCCGCGGATCCGCCTGGACCGTGTCCGGGTCCGCCGCGAGCTCGGCGCGCGCCGCGGCGG
This genomic interval from Arthrobacter agilis contains the following:
- the tpiA gene encoding triose-phosphate isomerase, with translation MTTSTNGAFDRRPLIAGNWKMNLDHMQGITFLQKLAWTLDDAGHDFSRVEVSVFPPFTDLRGVQTLVKGDDLQLVYGGQDLSPEDSGAYTGDISGQFLAKLDCTYVLVGHSERRTLHAESDDLLNRKVHAAYRHGLVPVLCVGEGLEVRQAGAHVAHTLEQVRQGVAGLTPEQAASLVIAYEPVWAIGTGEVAGPDDAQEMCAAIRAELGSLFDAATAAGTRLLYGGSVKAASAASILRERDVDGVLVGGASLDVSEFASIVRFEQHLVTD
- the secG gene encoding preprotein translocase subunit SecG, translating into MEILRIILLVLLGITSLLLTLLILLHKGRGGGMSDMFGGGMTSSMGSSGVAERNLNRFTVALGLAWGVVIVALGLIQRFAGES
- the pgl gene encoding 6-phosphogluconolactonase produces the protein MSAEPKVSIHPSQASLAASVAARLITRLVDIQSDRGTATVVLTGGSIGTAALQAVAESPAHTAVDWPNVHFWWGDERFLRAEDPDRNAVQARAALLDRIAADPVKIHEFGSKDEFPDEDAAAADYAEQLAAAARAELAADPDTVQADPRLPCFDILLLGVGPDAHVASLFPEMAGIRTRGVTTVGVPDAPKPPPQRISLTLEAITTAQEVWLSVSGSDKAGAVGLALAGAGHVQVPAAGARGRKKTLWLIDQDAAQKLPGRLIDHDDEAAG